The Argentina anserina chromosome 3, drPotAnse1.1, whole genome shotgun sequence genome includes a region encoding these proteins:
- the LOC126785926 gene encoding uncharacterized protein LOC126785926, which produces MLVRLIAILMLYRKRRELKTAEFAEGIIASLTRNQDETPGLKQQKVCNFFIKKSCSIKRTKSIFNQMIQVEGQAIGMHILPEETTAGMQNKEKPSSLKFDVEGNEERKKRRITSE; this is translated from the exons ATGCTTGTTAGATTAATTGCCATATTGATGCTCTAcaggaaaagaagagagttaAAAACAGCTGAATTTGCTGAAGGGATTATTGCTTCATTAACTCGTAATCAAG ATGAAACACCTGGACTGAAGCAACAGAAGGTGTGCAACTTCTTTATCAAAAAGAGTTGCAGTATCAAACGGACTAAAAGCATTTTTAATCAGATGATACAGGTTGAGGGACAGGCAATAGGTATGCACATCTTACCTGAGGAAACCACTGCAGGCATGCAGAACAAAGAAAAGCCATCTAGTTTGAAATTTGATGTGGAAGGCAATgaggaaaggaagaagagaaggaTAACGTCTGAGTAA